Proteins from one Parasteatoda tepidariorum isolate YZ-2023 chromosome 4, CAS_Ptep_4.0, whole genome shotgun sequence genomic window:
- the LOC139425461 gene encoding uncharacterized protein: MELSDVSWIIISYSTTKAYSTTSTEALQILAGVIPIHLKILEDISTKRLTWGWGLTDLEIVLGHSLDSIALEQRPVRQHPSKFASVPWGRSLPTNEGLEIFTDGSRVEFAEETDNGSRIKHKTGFGIIIKRNGIIIKADSIRLSNNCSIFMAELMAIKSAFDWLAKNDYPDATLFTDSLSSLQALSDPTPNNKETENTKQLWRPNITCNWVRAHIGILGNEEADQAAKEAVSLSQINLEVPSSKAQIKTIIKSNNLNRWKTEWQSSERGRQTYIFFKDPSTKRLQANFYLNQLLTGHGVFGEYQNRLFNKNPNCTYCGDNQTIEHLILNCPHFQTLRGNHFAGQNLHQCFAKLVCRNIVKQIIKVTLEDTLNHI; encoded by the coding sequence TGTCAGACGTATCATGGATTATAATCTCCTACTCTACTACAAAAGCCTACTCTACTACAAGTACGGAGGCCCTCCAGATACTGGCGGGAGTGATACCTATTCACTTAAAGATTCTTGAAGATATCAGCACAAAAAGATTGACCTGGGGCTGGGGGTTGACTGACTTGGAAATAGTTTTGGGCCACTCTCTGGACTCGATTGCACTGGAACAACGACCAGTAAGGCAACACCCCTCAAAGTTTGCTTCGGTGCCTTGGGGTAGGTCACTCCCCACTAATGAGGGGTTGGAAATTTTCACGGATGGTTCAAGAGTAGAGTTCGCCGAAGAGACCGATAATGGAAGTAGGATAAAGCACAAGACCGGTTTTGGAATTATCATCAAGAGAAATGGGATAATCATTAAAGCGGACTCCATTAGACTCTCCAACAATTGCAGTATTTTTATGGCTGAGCTGATGGCAATTAAAAGTGCATTTGATTGGCTGGCTAAAAATGACTACCCGGACGCCACTCTTTTCACTGATTCGCTCTCATCGTTGCAAGCCCTAAGTGACCCAACTCCAAATAACAAAGAGACAGAAAATACTAAACAACTATGGAGACCAAACATCACATGTAACTGGGTCAGGGCGCACATTGGCATCCTAGGCAACGAGGAGGCGGATCAGGCAGCCAAGGAAGCCGTCAGTCTCAGCCAAATCAATTTAGAGGTCCCAAGTTCCAAGGCCCAGATCAAAACAATCATCAAGTCCAACAACCTAAATAGATGGAAAACAGAATGGCAGAGCTCCGAGAGAGGTCGAcaaacctatattttttttaaagaccctTCCACCAAACGACTACAGGCCAACTTTTACCTAAACCAATTACTTACTGGACACGGGGTGTTTGGAGAATACCAAAATagacttttcaataaaaacccAAATTGTACCTACTGTGGGGACAATCAGACAATCGAACACTTGATCTTGAACTGCCCACACTTCCAGACACTCCGTGGAAACCATTTTGCAGGACAAAATTTGCACCAATGCTTTGCTAAGTTGGTCTGTAGAAACatagttaaacaaattataaaggTAACATTGGAGGACACGCTGAACCACATTTAA